A DNA window from Pseudodesulfovibrio thermohalotolerans contains the following coding sequences:
- a CDS encoding substrate-binding periplasmic protein, translating into MRCRACLTLVFLLLAPLAHAEDVINVATSTYCPLACGPDKAPHDGIMHEILRRSFKGAGYRLVFHDMPYIRAVRDTLDGRYDVISYVNSAQSDNFIYVRNLEMVNELRFATLTDCPWRYRGVKSLEGIRFSIPKGFRTGNPEVDAYLDTHERDPSRIVMNTGNNSTVTQYANLECLLNDRVTAMLVGSLPFQYISQREGLTDKIRVDPEPVAKFYNRIAFSPRCPNGEALRDMVERKVRQMRTSGELESLFTHYRSNP; encoded by the coding sequence ATGAGATGCCGAGCCTGCCTGACACTGGTCTTCCTGCTGCTCGCGCCCTTGGCTCATGCGGAAGACGTCATCAATGTGGCCACGTCCACATACTGCCCGCTGGCCTGCGGCCCGGACAAGGCCCCGCACGACGGCATCATGCACGAAATTCTACGCAGGTCATTCAAAGGGGCCGGCTACCGCCTGGTATTTCACGACATGCCGTATATCCGTGCCGTCCGCGATACTCTGGACGGCCGATACGATGTAATTAGTTATGTGAACTCGGCACAATCAGACAATTTCATCTACGTCCGCAACCTGGAAATGGTTAACGAGCTTCGGTTCGCCACCCTGACCGACTGTCCCTGGCGTTACCGAGGAGTGAAATCCCTCGAAGGCATCCGCTTTTCCATCCCAAAGGGATTCCGGACCGGCAACCCGGAAGTCGACGCCTACCTGGACACACACGAGCGGGACCCCTCCCGCATAGTCATGAACACCGGGAACAACTCAACCGTGACTCAATACGCCAACCTGGAATGTCTGCTCAACGACCGCGTGACAGCCATGCTCGTCGGCTCCCTGCCCTTCCAGTACATATCACAAAGAGAAGGCCTAACCGACAAGATCCGGGTGGACCCGGAGCCTGTGGCCAAGTTCTACAACAGAATAGCCTTTTCGCCGCGCTGCCCGAACGGGGAAGCGCTACGGGATATGGTGGAACGAAAGGTCAGGCAGATGCGGACATCGGGAGAGCTTGAGAGCCTCTTCACCCACTATAGAAGCAATCCTTGA
- the ftsY gene encoding signal recognition particle-docking protein FtsY — protein sequence MGFFSRLKKAWASPEDAAQQALDEYKREVGIELDEPAKAEPAPVIATEPAPVAATPPTQDASDAAPTPTEDWQAGLTLALRQAEPKLSQWLNIIVEGVDHKGQSLWDRLAFLFKALGAPDAEAQEFISKFEAWLDDMGYEAVPDFKSELQYRLALALDLEDEEDERDRLFLKLSEGISKTREQITKRIDTLLSTHSSLNDEFWEAFEEILIMADVGMEAAEQLMTNLKTRARKAGTDNPEDFKGILREELEDIFKVPRRIEAVNPPEVLMMIGVNGVGKTTTIAKLAYRAQMQGRKVLIAAGDTFRAAAIDQLRVWADRLGTGFYAKAEGSDPAAVAYEAMDKAVAEGYDLLLLDTAGRLHTKANLMEELTKIKRVVGKKHEGAPHRNILVIDATTGQNALSQTKLFNEAVGVDEIILTKLDGTAKGGVVVAVTLQNKLPITFVGLGEKMEDLRPFDGKDFAKALLT from the coding sequence ATGGGATTTTTTAGCAGACTGAAAAAGGCGTGGGCAAGCCCGGAGGACGCGGCCCAACAAGCCTTGGACGAATACAAGCGGGAAGTCGGGATCGAACTCGACGAACCGGCCAAGGCCGAGCCCGCCCCCGTAATCGCCACGGAACCCGCCCCTGTTGCGGCAACTCCTCCGACCCAAGACGCATCCGACGCCGCTCCGACACCCACCGAAGACTGGCAGGCGGGCCTGACTCTGGCCCTTCGCCAGGCCGAACCCAAGCTCTCCCAATGGCTGAACATCATTGTGGAAGGCGTGGACCATAAGGGACAATCCCTGTGGGATCGGCTGGCTTTCCTGTTCAAGGCCCTGGGCGCACCGGATGCCGAAGCTCAAGAGTTTATCAGCAAGTTCGAAGCCTGGCTGGACGACATGGGCTACGAAGCCGTCCCCGACTTCAAATCCGAACTGCAATACAGGCTCGCCCTGGCGCTGGACCTGGAAGACGAGGAAGACGAACGCGACCGTCTGTTCCTCAAGCTCTCCGAAGGCATTTCCAAGACCCGCGAACAGATCACCAAGCGCATCGACACCCTGCTCTCCACCCACTCTTCCCTGAACGATGAATTCTGGGAGGCATTTGAGGAAATTCTCATCATGGCCGACGTGGGCATGGAAGCCGCAGAGCAGCTCATGACCAACCTCAAGACCCGCGCCCGAAAGGCCGGGACCGACAATCCCGAGGATTTCAAGGGCATCCTGCGCGAAGAGCTGGAAGACATCTTCAAGGTGCCCCGCCGCATCGAGGCCGTGAACCCGCCCGAGGTGCTGATGATGATCGGCGTCAACGGCGTGGGCAAGACCACGACCATAGCGAAGCTGGCCTACCGCGCCCAGATGCAGGGGCGCAAGGTGCTCATAGCCGCAGGCGACACCTTCCGAGCGGCCGCCATCGACCAACTGCGGGTCTGGGCCGACCGCCTGGGCACCGGCTTCTATGCAAAGGCCGAGGGTTCCGACCCCGCCGCAGTGGCCTATGAAGCAATGGACAAGGCCGTCGCCGAGGGATATGACCTGCTGCTCCTTGATACGGCCGGACGACTGCACACCAAGGCCAACCTCATGGAGGAGCTGACCAAGATCAAACGAGTGGTCGGCAAGAAACACGAAGGCGCGCCCCACCGCAACATCCTGGTCATCGACGCTACTACCGGCCAGAACGCGCTCAGCCAGACCAAGCTGTTCAACGAGGCCGTGGGCGTGGACGAAATCATCCTGACGAAGCTGGACGGCACGGCAAAGGGCGGCGTGGTGGTCGCCGTGACCCTGCAGAACAAGCTTCCGATCACCTTCGTGGGGCTAGGCGAAAAAATGGAAGACCTCCGTCCCTTCGACGGCAAGGACTTCGCCAAGGCCCTGCTCACTTAA
- a CDS encoding 30S ribosomal protein S1, whose amino-acid sequence MSEEFKERNGVEEGEESFAELFEQYSEGGGDDLSVGDKVSGTVIQVGENSVFVDTGTKLDGVVDREELLDEEGNCTVAEGDTVELYVVGKDSGGIKLSRAISGVGGLAMLEEAKRGGLPVEGKVESTCKGGFNVTILQRRAFCPVSQIDARFVDNPEEYVGQTLEFIVTKLESHGRNIVVSRRVLLEREAAESAQTFVDETKVGDEVEGTVTRLAAFGAFVEIMPGLEGLVHISQFGYSRVSHPEEAVSVGQKVRAKITRLEHDDKGRLKISLSMKELAQNPWDTLSATFAVGDIVSGKVVRLADFGAFVEIAPGVDGLVHISEMSYTKRVNKPSDMVKEGDSVSVKIKSIDMDKRRISLSMKDAEGDPWAEVAERYSAGMKVEGVVEKQEQFGIFIQLEPGITGLLPKSVLARSENPSAFEKLHAGDTVEVVVGEVKAKERKISLTTGDTRDDGDWKDFAPKRKTDTGSMGLLGAKLQEALNNKK is encoded by the coding sequence GTGTCCGAAGAATTCAAAGAGCGTAATGGCGTGGAAGAAGGCGAAGAGTCCTTCGCCGAACTGTTCGAACAGTACAGCGAAGGCGGCGGGGATGACCTGTCGGTGGGTGACAAGGTGTCCGGCACCGTCATCCAGGTAGGCGAAAACTCCGTCTTCGTCGACACCGGCACCAAGCTGGACGGCGTTGTCGACCGCGAGGAGCTGCTGGACGAAGAAGGCAACTGCACCGTAGCCGAAGGCGACACCGTAGAACTGTATGTCGTCGGCAAGGACTCCGGCGGCATCAAGCTGTCCCGCGCCATCTCCGGCGTAGGCGGCTTGGCCATGCTCGAAGAGGCCAAGAGGGGCGGTCTGCCCGTTGAAGGCAAGGTGGAGTCCACCTGCAAGGGCGGCTTCAACGTGACCATCCTGCAGCGCCGGGCTTTCTGCCCCGTCAGCCAGATCGATGCCCGCTTCGTGGACAATCCCGAGGAATACGTGGGCCAGACTCTGGAATTTATCGTCACCAAGCTGGAAAGCCACGGCCGCAACATCGTTGTCTCCCGCCGGGTTCTGTTGGAGCGCGAGGCCGCCGAGTCCGCCCAGACGTTTGTGGACGAAACCAAGGTTGGCGACGAGGTCGAGGGCACCGTTACCCGACTGGCCGCATTCGGCGCGTTCGTCGAAATCATGCCCGGCCTGGAGGGACTGGTTCACATATCCCAGTTCGGATACAGCCGCGTGAGCCATCCCGAGGAAGCCGTCTCCGTCGGCCAGAAGGTTCGGGCCAAAATCACCCGCCTGGAGCACGACGACAAGGGAAGGCTCAAGATATCCCTGTCCATGAAGGAACTGGCACAGAATCCCTGGGATACCCTGTCCGCCACCTTCGCCGTGGGCGATATCGTCTCCGGCAAAGTTGTTCGACTGGCCGACTTCGGTGCGTTCGTGGAAATAGCTCCCGGCGTGGACGGTCTGGTCCACATCTCCGAGATGAGCTACACCAAGCGCGTGAACAAACCTTCCGACATGGTCAAGGAAGGCGACTCGGTCTCGGTCAAGATCAAATCCATCGACATGGACAAGCGGCGCATCAGCCTTTCCATGAAGGACGCCGAGGGTGACCCGTGGGCTGAAGTGGCCGAGCGCTACTCCGCAGGCATGAAAGTCGAGGGCGTGGTTGAGAAGCAGGAACAGTTCGGCATTTTCATCCAGCTCGAACCGGGCATCACCGGCCTGCTGCCCAAGTCCGTCCTTGCCCGCTCCGAAAACCCCTCCGCATTCGAGAAACTCCATGCCGGTGACACCGTGGAAGTGGTCGTTGGCGAAGTAAAGGCCAAGGAACGCAAGATTTCCCTGACCACCGGCGACACCCGCGACGACGGTGACTGGAAAGATTTCGCTCCGAAGCGCAAAACCGACACCGGCTCCATGGGCCTGCTCGGCGCCAAGCTGCAGGAAGCCCTCAACAACAAGAAATAA
- a CDS encoding TetR/AcrR family transcriptional regulator, which yields MAKLKAVPKVIPIRNKEITKEKLVKAVGKVLAEVGFQRLGVNMVAREAGVDKKLIYRYYHGLEGLVAEYGRTVEFWPTAEELLGGDAERIRQMAPHEIMSLFFKRYLRAILHRPQTLEILAWEGVVRNDLTKGLEDVRVRTALEFFELMQTDPPEEVDLTALVMIMAAAVNFLAVRSRMHDSLGGVDVRSEAGWKRIENTLDLLLERTLQQ from the coding sequence GTGGCGAAGTTGAAGGCCGTACCCAAGGTCATACCCATCCGAAATAAGGAAATCACCAAGGAGAAGTTGGTCAAGGCCGTGGGAAAGGTCCTGGCCGAGGTGGGATTTCAGCGTTTGGGGGTGAACATGGTAGCCCGTGAGGCCGGTGTGGATAAGAAACTGATTTACCGCTATTACCACGGGTTGGAAGGGCTTGTCGCCGAGTACGGCCGAACGGTCGAGTTTTGGCCCACGGCTGAAGAACTGCTCGGTGGAGACGCTGAACGTATTCGGCAAATGGCTCCCCATGAGATTATGTCTCTATTTTTCAAACGGTATTTGCGGGCTATCCTGCACAGACCGCAGACTCTGGAAATATTGGCCTGGGAAGGGGTGGTGCGTAACGATCTGACCAAGGGGTTGGAAGACGTTCGAGTCAGGACGGCATTGGAATTCTTCGAACTGATGCAGACTGATCCGCCAGAGGAAGTGGATTTGACCGCGTTGGTCATGATTATGGCCGCCGCAGTCAATTTTCTCGCTGTCAGGTCTCGTATGCACGATAGTCTGGGGGGCGTGGATGTTCGTTCCGAGGCTGGCTGGAAGAGGATCGAGAATACGCTCGACTTGTTGCTTGAGCGGACGCTGCAACAATGA
- a CDS encoding IS110 family RNA-guided transposase, protein MAKLKVSSVHRFVEAFSGEKVWIGVDVHKLSFSVALLRPDGAVKDWTCPADATALTRLVMSLPVEVGAVCYESGPTGFELARSLEAEGVTVVVAAPSRIPRPITATNKTDSLDCRKLAELAASGLIRPIAIPSVEAEAFRALERRRHQLTDSLRRAKQRIRSLLLYLGAQEPADLDHWSKAAILTLHQVELPSGAKETLESLLDELEYFACAQRKVDQRLRISIREQDEARRIAAMRSVPGVGEVVATTFAAEVYRPERFNRSEEVTAYLGLAPVMRQSGGSKGKATLRPVGQKRLRSLLIEAAWVWKQRDEWAREFYNRIYSRHGVAQKAIAALARKLAALLWKLSLPVTQS, encoded by the coding sequence ATGGCAAAGCTCAAAGTATCATCTGTTCATCGGTTTGTTGAAGCGTTTTCCGGCGAGAAGGTATGGATAGGAGTGGACGTCCATAAGCTGAGTTTCAGCGTGGCTTTGCTCAGACCTGATGGTGCCGTGAAGGACTGGACTTGTCCGGCTGATGCAACAGCACTCACCCGGCTTGTCATGTCATTACCTGTTGAGGTTGGCGCGGTTTGCTATGAATCTGGACCGACTGGCTTTGAGTTGGCCAGGAGCCTCGAAGCAGAAGGTGTTACGGTTGTCGTTGCTGCGCCAAGCCGAATCCCGCGCCCCATTACCGCTACCAACAAGACCGACAGCCTGGACTGCCGCAAACTGGCAGAGCTGGCAGCCTCCGGCCTGATCAGACCAATCGCCATTCCTTCCGTTGAAGCTGAAGCCTTCCGTGCTCTTGAGCGTCGAAGGCATCAGCTCACCGACTCTCTTCGTCGAGCTAAACAACGGATTCGTTCACTTCTTCTTTATCTTGGAGCGCAGGAGCCTGCCGATCTGGACCATTGGAGCAAGGCTGCCATACTCACACTTCATCAGGTGGAACTTCCTTCGGGGGCAAAAGAGACTCTTGAAAGCTTGCTCGATGAACTGGAGTACTTCGCTTGTGCACAACGCAAAGTGGATCAGCGTTTGCGAATAAGCATCCGGGAACAAGACGAGGCAAGACGTATTGCCGCCATGAGGTCCGTTCCCGGCGTTGGCGAAGTCGTGGCCACGACTTTTGCGGCAGAGGTTTACCGCCCGGAACGTTTCAATCGCAGCGAAGAGGTGACAGCTTACCTGGGCCTTGCGCCAGTGATGCGGCAAAGTGGAGGCAGCAAGGGTAAGGCAACACTTCGCCCGGTCGGTCAAAAGCGATTACGAAGTTTACTGATTGAAGCAGCTTGGGTGTGGAAGCAGCGAGATGAGTGGGCCAGGGAGTTCTACAACCGAATTTATAGCCGACATGGTGTGGCACAAAAAGCAATAGCTGCGCTTGCTCGTAAATTGGCCGCGCTTTTGTGGAAGCTCAGCTTACCTGTAACGCAGTCGTGA
- a CDS encoding RluA family pseudouridine synthase, whose translation MIFEGTFSIDASGDGNRLDRALEAFLPDSGLRLRRRLCDEGRVLVDGRARKPGYRVRIGQVVEIREVREMTKARELGLKIVERKGGFAAVNKPGGVHSAIIPGGSEPCAEAALAGLFPGENPVLLNRLDCLTSGLLLVALTPEAREAYLEYEDDGAIRKFYLARIKGRLDGIVSVHNRLDTDNRKKTRVLAETDPDSRRWTGVTALSHDNAADTSLVRCLIMKGARHQIRAHLASIGHPIVGDPLYGEGDSPRGLMLQHQRIDMPGFQAEIVPLF comes from the coding sequence ATGATTTTCGAGGGGACGTTCAGTATCGACGCATCCGGTGACGGCAACCGTCTGGACCGGGCTCTCGAAGCGTTCTTGCCCGATTCCGGGCTACGCCTCAGGCGTCGTCTGTGCGACGAAGGGCGCGTGTTGGTGGACGGCCGGGCCAGGAAGCCCGGTTACAGGGTACGAATCGGACAAGTGGTGGAAATAAGGGAAGTGCGGGAGATGACGAAAGCCAGAGAATTGGGCTTGAAGATAGTCGAGCGGAAAGGCGGATTCGCCGCCGTCAACAAACCGGGCGGCGTGCATTCGGCAATTATCCCAGGCGGAAGCGAACCCTGCGCCGAAGCCGCTCTGGCCGGTCTTTTCCCAGGCGAAAATCCGGTGTTGCTCAATCGGCTGGACTGCCTGACTTCCGGGCTGCTTCTGGTGGCCCTGACCCCCGAGGCGCGTGAGGCCTACCTCGAATACGAGGACGACGGCGCCATCAGGAAGTTCTATCTGGCCCGCATCAAGGGGCGGCTTGACGGCATCGTCTCCGTTCACAACAGGCTGGACACTGACAATCGCAAGAAAACCCGCGTCCTGGCCGAGACGGACCCGGATTCCCGCCGCTGGACCGGCGTTACCGCCCTGTCTCACGACAATGCGGCCGACACCTCTCTCGTGCGCTGTCTCATAATGAAAGGTGCGCGCCATCAGATCAGGGCGCATTTGGCGTCCATCGGGCATCCCATCGTAGGTGATCCCCTCTACGGCGAGGGAGATTCCCCGCGCGGCCTGATGCTTCAGCACCAACGCATCGACATGCCTGGTTTTCAGGCAGAGATCGTTCCGCTTTTCTGA
- a CDS encoding MucR family transcriptional regulator, producing MEDYLQEALEIVKAQASVRTMTEEEITSMVQKLAAGIKAIAEGEAVDSAAPAAVDPQKAIREKSILCCACGKSFKVLTKKHLATHGMTPEEYREQYGYKKKLPLVCKSLQRERRKKMKEMKLWTKRGKSK from the coding sequence ATGGAAGATTATTTGCAAGAAGCGTTGGAAATCGTGAAGGCACAGGCCAGCGTTCGGACCATGACCGAGGAAGAAATCACATCCATGGTACAGAAACTGGCCGCCGGCATCAAAGCCATCGCCGAAGGTGAGGCCGTCGACAGCGCAGCCCCGGCAGCCGTGGATCCGCAAAAAGCCATCCGCGAGAAATCCATTCTCTGCTGTGCCTGTGGAAAATCCTTCAAGGTACTGACCAAGAAACATCTGGCTACCCACGGCATGACTCCCGAAGAGTACCGCGAACAGTACGGCTATAAAAAGAAACTGCCCCTGGTTTGCAAATCGCTGCAACGCGAACGCCGCAAGAAGATGAAGGAAATGAAGCTCTGGACAAAGCGCGGCAAATCCAAATAG
- the asnS gene encoding asparagine--tRNA ligase — MKRTKIIDALNAQAPMKEICIKGWVRSKRDNKGFSFLALNDGSCLGTIQVVVDHTPEIEAALARTGTGASVAILGELVESPGQGQKWEVRGKSLEVIGEADQETFPLQKKRHSDEFLRSIAHLRPRTNKYGAMFRMRSRLAQAVHKFFADKGFFYIHTPIITGSDCEGAGEMFRVTSLEAGSKEPVENDFFGQPSNLTVSGQLSVEMFALSLGDCYTFGPTFRAENSNTPRHAAEFWMIEPEIVFADLQDDMDLGEEMIKYLVGHMLDQCAEDVELFAKWVDKTLMPTLETILKEPFERVPYTEAINILKKTKKKFEYPVEWGMDLQTEHERFLCEEKFKKPVYVYDYPKTIKPFYMRMNEDDRTVAAMDCLVPRIGEIIGGSQREERMDVLTARMAEMGLNQEEYWWYLDSRRYGTAPHAGFGMGFERMLMLVTGVHNIRDVIPFPRTPKSLDF, encoded by the coding sequence ATGAAACGAACCAAGATAATTGACGCATTGAACGCTCAGGCCCCGATGAAGGAAATCTGCATCAAGGGGTGGGTCCGTTCCAAACGCGACAACAAAGGATTTTCCTTTTTGGCGTTGAACGACGGTTCCTGTCTGGGCACCATCCAGGTAGTGGTGGACCATACTCCCGAGATTGAGGCCGCCCTTGCCCGGACCGGCACCGGCGCGTCCGTGGCCATTTTGGGCGAACTGGTGGAATCTCCGGGCCAGGGGCAGAAGTGGGAGGTTCGGGGCAAATCCCTTGAGGTCATCGGCGAAGCCGACCAGGAAACCTTCCCCTTGCAGAAGAAACGCCATTCCGACGAGTTCCTCCGCTCCATCGCTCATCTGCGTCCCCGGACCAACAAATACGGGGCCATGTTCCGGATGCGCTCCCGTCTGGCCCAGGCCGTGCACAAATTCTTCGCCGACAAGGGCTTCTTCTACATCCATACGCCGATCATCACCGGCTCCGACTGTGAGGGAGCGGGCGAGATGTTCCGGGTGACTTCCCTGGAGGCGGGGAGCAAGGAGCCTGTGGAGAACGACTTTTTCGGACAGCCATCCAACCTGACCGTTTCCGGTCAGCTCTCGGTGGAGATGTTCGCCCTGTCCCTTGGCGACTGCTATACCTTTGGTCCCACCTTCCGGGCTGAGAATTCCAACACCCCGCGTCATGCCGCCGAATTCTGGATGATCGAGCCCGAGATAGTGTTTGCCGATCTGCAGGATGACATGGATCTGGGCGAGGAGATGATAAAGTATCTGGTTGGGCACATGCTCGACCAGTGCGCCGAGGATGTGGAGCTGTTCGCCAAGTGGGTGGACAAGACTCTGATGCCCACGCTTGAGACCATACTCAAGGAGCCCTTCGAACGGGTGCCATACACCGAGGCCATCAATATATTGAAGAAGACGAAGAAGAAGTTCGAGTACCCTGTGGAGTGGGGTATGGACCTTCAGACCGAACATGAGCGGTTTCTTTGCGAGGAGAAGTTCAAGAAGCCGGTCTATGTCTATGATTACCCCAAGACCATCAAGCCGTTCTATATGCGCATGAACGAGGATGACCGGACCGTGGCGGCCATGGATTGTCTTGTGCCCCGTATCGGCGAGATCATAGGCGGCAGCCAACGCGAGGAGCGTATGGATGTGCTCACCGCCCGTATGGCCGAGATGGGACTCAACCAGGAAGAGTATTGGTGGTACCTTGATTCGCGAAGGTACGGCACTGCGCCTCACGCCGGATTTGGCATGGGGTTTGAGCGTATGCTCATGCTCGTAACGGGCGTGCATAACATTCGAGACGTCATTCCATTCCCCCGGACACCCAAGAGTCTCGACTTCTAG
- the thiD gene encoding bifunctional hydroxymethylpyrimidine kinase/phosphomethylpyrimidine kinase, whose amino-acid sequence MERLPCVLTIAGSDSGGGAGIQADLKAITMLGGFGASVITALTAQNTAAVTGIHAPSARFVALQLKTVLDDIRVDAAKTGMLFSAPIIEAVADGLKNKTFPLVVDPVCVATAGGKLLQDDAVEAMVDRMFPLADLLTPNIPEAELFTGMKLKSREDVFLAGRRLLDMGPKSVLIKGGHADSLAVTDWFMRPGAEPIPFMQRRVDTDCTHGTGCTLSASIATGLARGLDMEAAILRAQEYLNLALRAGYRLGEGGGPPNHLAPRIKERARETVLAAVDDLGRRLAAVPGFEALLPRGRTNVAVAVPFADSFRDVAGFSGGFIALARGGVDVIGYPDFGAPERASALLLSARMVLPEVQCAMTLRGGEGVRDVLAELGMEVAWMDWEGRPEYVDGEGHGFEEWGGLEALKSHPVPGDVRVLGDPGGTGREPAIHVLAENVDELLVVLRKITDKLVGNVDEM is encoded by the coding sequence ATGGAAAGACTTCCCTGCGTCCTGACCATCGCCGGTTCCGATTCCGGCGGGGGGGCTGGCATTCAGGCTGATCTTAAAGCCATAACCATGCTCGGCGGGTTCGGGGCGAGCGTTATCACCGCGCTGACTGCCCAGAATACCGCAGCCGTGACCGGCATTCATGCCCCTTCGGCCAGGTTTGTGGCTCTGCAACTCAAGACCGTGCTCGATGATATTCGGGTGGACGCGGCCAAAACGGGAATGCTCTTTTCCGCTCCGATCATCGAAGCCGTGGCGGACGGGTTGAAGAACAAGACTTTTCCCCTGGTGGTTGACCCGGTTTGCGTGGCTACAGCGGGCGGCAAGCTCCTGCAGGATGATGCCGTGGAGGCCATGGTGGACCGGATGTTTCCTCTTGCGGACCTGCTTACCCCGAACATACCCGAGGCCGAATTGTTCACGGGCATGAAGCTCAAGAGCAGGGAGGATGTCTTTCTGGCTGGAAGGCGACTGCTCGATATGGGGCCGAAGTCGGTGCTCATCAAGGGCGGACATGCCGATTCCCTGGCCGTGACCGACTGGTTCATGCGGCCGGGGGCCGAGCCGATTCCCTTCATGCAGCGGCGGGTCGACACGGATTGCACCCATGGTACAGGCTGTACCCTGTCCGCATCCATCGCCACCGGACTGGCCCGGGGACTGGATATGGAGGCGGCCATCCTGCGGGCCCAGGAGTATCTGAATCTGGCCTTGCGGGCCGGTTACCGGCTTGGAGAAGGGGGCGGCCCGCCCAACCATCTCGCGCCGAGGATAAAGGAGCGGGCCAGGGAGACTGTTTTGGCCGCGGTGGATGACCTGGGCAGACGGCTGGCGGCTGTTCCCGGGTTCGAAGCATTGTTGCCGCGCGGCAGGACCAATGTGGCCGTTGCCGTGCCTTTTGCTGATTCTTTTCGCGACGTGGCGGGTTTTTCCGGCGGGTTCATCGCCTTGGCGCGCGGTGGCGTGGATGTGATCGGATATCCCGATTTCGGAGCGCCTGAGCGTGCCTCGGCGTTGCTGCTGTCCGCTCGGATGGTGCTGCCGGAGGTTCAATGCGCCATGACACTGCGGGGCGGCGAGGGTGTCCGCGATGTTCTCGCCGAGCTTGGCATGGAGGTCGCCTGGATGGATTGGGAAGGGCGGCCCGAGTACGTCGACGGCGAAGGTCACGGGTTCGAGGAGTGGGGCGGATTGGAAGCCCTCAAGTCGCATCCGGTGCCGGGGGATGTCAGGGTGCTGGGCGATCCGGGCGGCACTGGCAGGGAGCCTGCCATTCACGTGCTGGCCGAAAACGTGGACGAGTTGCTGGTCGTTTTGCGCAAAATCACCGACAAGCTGGTCGGAAACGTCGATGAAATGTAG
- a CDS encoding MerR family transcriptional regulator translates to MGRKFISLREVGRRLDIPPSTVVYYKDKFEKFIPVEGGDGRRARYPVEVLEIFRRIRKMFNDNWSTEQIERELALKFGVLMDDSRFDQPIEQNVSSRVVQEFAGVLSGMGDLLNDQSLFRSEIRSLRDEVAALRAERDADAAKQEEAVRSLREEIASLKRRLSARERGGTINFPSAEFLSSPLVIASGGEYLGVQGKGHKHFSLEDFVQLIERKESDTVAVETSWKRQDDHWTLDVRTEDSGSGREQNIVLEARKTVTPSRNTVTEIIRLNIDGNDAPDALLLTLFRQLKSVFNG, encoded by the coding sequence ATGGGAAGGAAGTTTATCAGTTTGCGCGAAGTCGGGAGGCGGTTGGATATACCGCCGTCGACTGTCGTGTATTATAAGGATAAATTTGAAAAATTCATTCCGGTTGAGGGTGGGGATGGGCGCCGGGCGCGGTATCCAGTCGAGGTCTTGGAAATCTTCAGGAGGATTCGAAAGATGTTCAACGACAATTGGTCAACTGAACAAATAGAGCGAGAATTAGCCTTGAAGTTCGGTGTATTGATGGATGATTCTCGGTTTGATCAACCAATTGAACAAAATGTGTCCTCTCGTGTTGTGCAGGAGTTCGCCGGGGTGTTGTCCGGAATGGGCGATTTGTTGAACGATCAGTCGTTGTTTCGGAGCGAGATTCGTTCCCTTCGAGATGAGGTTGCGGCTCTTCGCGCGGAACGTGATGCTGATGCGGCCAAGCAGGAAGAGGCTGTCCGCTCGTTGCGTGAGGAGATCGCGTCGCTCAAACGCAGGTTGTCGGCTCGGGAGCGTGGCGGAACCATTAATTTCCCGTCAGCCGAATTCCTGTCCAGCCCGCTGGTCATCGCGTCCGGCGGCGAATACCTTGGTGTGCAGGGGAAGGGGCATAAACATTTTTCACTTGAGGATTTTGTTCAGCTCATAGAGCGCAAGGAGTCGGATACCGTGGCGGTGGAAACGTCCTGGAAACGGCAGGATGACCACTGGACGTTGGATGTTCGCACAGAGGATTCCGGCAGCGGGAGGGAGCAGAATATCGTACTGGAGGCGAGGAAGACGGTCACGCCGAGCCGGAACACGGTAACGGAGATAATTCGGCTTAATATAGACGGCAACGATGCACCCGACGCGCTTCTGCTGACGTTATTTCGCCAGTTGAAGTCTGTTTTCAATGGGTAA